One Obesumbacterium proteus DNA window includes the following coding sequences:
- the oxyR gene encoding DNA-binding transcriptional regulator OxyR has product MNIRDLEYLVALSEHRHFRRAADSCHVSQPTLSGQIRKLEDELGVMLLERTSRKVLFTQAGLLLVDQARTVLREVKVLKEMASQQGEAMSGPLHIGLIPTVAPYLLPQIIPTLHKTFPKLEMYLHEAQTHQLLAQLDSGKLDCAILALVKETEAFIEVPLFDEPMKLAVYSGHPLADKDKIAMSELAGENLLMLEDGHCLRDQAMGFCFQAGADEDTHFRATSLETLRNMVAAGSGITLLPALAVPPERERDGICYLQCYKPEPKRTIALVYRPGSPLRARYEQLAEAIREHMQGVMAQQCDTLKQAV; this is encoded by the coding sequence ATGAATATTCGAGATTTAGAATACCTAGTGGCGCTGTCTGAACATCGCCATTTTCGTCGCGCCGCCGACTCATGCCACGTCAGCCAACCTACGCTGAGTGGGCAAATCCGTAAGCTGGAAGATGAGTTGGGTGTGATGCTTCTGGAGCGTACCAGCCGTAAGGTGCTGTTTACCCAAGCCGGACTACTACTTGTCGATCAGGCACGGACAGTTCTGCGTGAGGTTAAGGTACTTAAAGAGATGGCCAGCCAGCAGGGTGAGGCGATGTCCGGCCCACTGCACATCGGCTTGATCCCAACGGTTGCGCCTTATTTACTGCCACAGATTATTCCAACGCTGCACAAAACTTTCCCTAAGCTGGAAATGTATTTGCATGAAGCACAGACCCACCAATTGCTTGCACAGCTTGATAGCGGCAAATTGGATTGCGCGATTCTGGCATTGGTCAAAGAAACCGAAGCATTTATTGAAGTGCCATTGTTTGATGAGCCTATGAAGCTGGCGGTGTATAGCGGCCATCCTCTGGCAGACAAAGATAAAATCGCGATGTCTGAGCTGGCCGGTGAGAATTTGTTAATGCTGGAAGACGGGCATTGTCTGCGCGATCAGGCGATGGGATTCTGTTTCCAAGCAGGGGCAGATGAAGATACGCATTTCCGCGCAACCAGCTTAGAAACGCTGCGCAACATGGTCGCTGCGGGAAGCGGTATTACTTTGTTGCCAGCATTAGCGGTTCCACCGGAGCGTGAACGCGATGGCATTTGCTATCTGCAATGCTATAAGCCTGAACCAAAGCGAACTATCGCCTTAGTTTATCGTCCAGGTTCTCCGCTGCGTGCGCGCTATGAACAGCTCGCGGAAGCAATCCGCGAGCATATGCAGGGCGTCATGGCGCAACAGTGTGACACTTTAAAACAGGCGGTTTAG
- the fabR gene encoding HTH-type transcriptional repressor FabR, translating to MGVRAQQKERTRRSLIEAAFNQLSAERSFASLSLREVSREAGIAPTSFYRHFRDVDELGLTMVDESGLMLRQLMRQARQRIAKGGSVIRTSVATFMEFIGNNPNAFRLLLRERSGTSAAFRAAVQREVQHFIAELADYLEIENHMPRSFTEAQAEAMVTIVFSAGAEALDIDMEHRRLLEERLVLQLRMISKGAYYWYRREQEKAHIAHMHENAEQQAQE from the coding sequence ATGGGCGTCAGAGCGCAACAAAAAGAACGAACTCGTCGTTCACTGATCGAGGCAGCGTTCAATCAGCTAAGCGCTGAACGGAGCTTTGCGAGTTTGAGCCTGCGTGAAGTATCCCGTGAAGCTGGTATTGCCCCAACCTCCTTCTATCGCCATTTTCGTGACGTGGATGAGTTAGGGTTAACGATGGTGGATGAAAGTGGGCTGATGCTGCGTCAGTTAATGCGTCAGGCTCGTCAACGTATTGCCAAAGGTGGCAGCGTCATCCGCACATCTGTAGCAACTTTTATGGAATTTATCGGCAATAATCCGAATGCTTTTCGCCTGCTTTTACGGGAACGTTCCGGTACTTCTGCTGCGTTCCGTGCCGCAGTGCAGCGTGAGGTTCAGCACTTTATTGCGGAACTTGCCGATTATCTTGAAATCGAAAATCACATGCCGCGCAGTTTTACCGAAGCGCAGGCCGAGGCAATGGTCACTATCGTATTTAGCGCGGGCGCCGAAGCGTTAGATATTGATATGGAACACCGTCGTTTGTTGGAAGAACGTCTGGTTTTGCAGTTGCGGATGATTTCCAAGGGCGCTTATTATTGGTACCGTCGTGAGCAGGAGAAGGCACACATTGCGCATATGCATGAAAATGCAGAGCAGCAGGCTCAGGAATAA
- the trmA gene encoding tRNA (uridine(54)-C5)-methyltransferase TrmA: MTPNTLPTDQYDAQLTEKITRLANMMTPFAAPEIEAFRSPASHYRMRAEFRVWHDEGDLYHIMFDQQTKKRIRVDQFPAASELINRLMSVMMDELKPNHVLRFKLFQIDYLSTMNNKVVVSLLYHRKLDDEWKVEAEALRDRLRAQGFDLQLIGRATKTKICFDQDYVDECLPVAGRDMIYRQVENSFTQPNAAVNIKMLEWALDVTQDSKGDLLELYCGNGNFSLALARNFNRVLATEIAKPSVAAAQFNIAANHIENVQIIRMAAEDFTQAMNGVREFKRLEGIDLKGYQCETIFVDPPRSGLDDDTLRMVQAYPRILYISCNPETLSANLETLNETHRVTRLALFDQFPYTHHMECGVLLEKRD; this comes from the coding sequence ATGACGCCGAACACGCTGCCAACCGATCAATATGATGCCCAACTCACGGAAAAAATTACCCGACTGGCCAACATGATGACCCCGTTTGCGGCCCCGGAGATTGAGGCATTTCGTTCGCCGGCCAGCCACTATCGCATGCGCGCAGAATTCCGCGTTTGGCATGATGAAGGCGATCTCTACCACATCATGTTTGATCAGCAGACCAAAAAACGCATCCGCGTCGATCAATTTCCTGCGGCGAGCGAGCTGATTAACCGTTTGATGAGCGTGATGATGGATGAGCTAAAGCCCAACCACGTTCTGCGCTTTAAACTGTTCCAAATTGACTATCTGTCGACCATGAACAATAAAGTGGTGGTTTCCCTTCTTTATCACCGCAAGCTGGATGATGAATGGAAAGTTGAGGCTGAAGCACTTCGCGATCGCCTACGTGCGCAAGGTTTTGACCTGCAGCTTATTGGCCGAGCAACCAAAACCAAAATCTGTTTCGATCAAGACTATGTTGATGAATGCCTACCTGTTGCTGGGCGTGACATGATCTATCGCCAGGTTGAAAACAGCTTTACCCAGCCTAACGCGGCCGTAAACATTAAGATGCTTGAGTGGGCGCTTGACGTTACACAGGATTCCAAAGGCGATCTGCTAGAGTTGTACTGTGGCAACGGTAACTTCTCCTTGGCGCTTGCGCGTAACTTTAACCGCGTACTCGCGACAGAAATTGCTAAACCTTCCGTTGCTGCTGCGCAGTTTAATATTGCAGCCAACCACATCGAGAATGTGCAAATCATTCGCATGGCGGCAGAAGATTTTACTCAGGCGATGAACGGCGTGCGCGAGTTCAAACGTTTGGAAGGTATCGATCTCAAAGGCTATCAGTGCGAAACTATTTTCGTCGATCCACCGCGTAGCGGCTTAGATGACGACACATTGCGCATGGTGCAAGCGTATCCGCGGATCCTCTATATCTCATGTAACCCTGAAACGCTCAGCGCAAACCTAGAAACGCTGAACGAAACTCATCGGGTCACACGTTTGGCGCTGTTCGACCAGTTCCCGTATACCCATCATATGGAATGCGGCGTGTTGCTGGAAAAACGTGATTAA
- the btuB gene encoding TonB-dependent vitamin B12 receptor BtuB yields MLLYDYKKNALMAALSVTAFSGWAQDSNETPSSSSANTNDDVIVTASRFPQPVSTVLAPTDVVTRDDIDRWQAKTLNDVMRRLPGVDIAQNGGMGQSASMYIRGTSASQVLVLVDGIPIARPGISNTADFNQIPISLVQRVEYIRGPRSAVYGSGAMGGVINVITQTDKEGAQINAGVGSKGFQQYDGSVRQKISDNTKVTLAGSYESTKGFNVQPGSTYEPDHDDDGYRNKTFWGGIDHQFNNEFSGFARGYGYTNNSDYDLGSPPSKPAYSANESETYNHTYDMGLRYLSGAYSSQLTGSYQKVKAYNYSSEYGRYHDGTTLDDMDQRNIQWGNTYSLEHGQISAGVDWQQQRLTSSDTSLSDTYKRDNTGLYLSGQQKLGDVTLEASGREDKDEQFGWHGTWQTAAGWEFTPGYRATLSYGTGFLAPSLGQQFGSTRFGIDSNPNLKPEESKQWEAGLEGLTGPLDWRLSAYHYKIENLITYYSDPVTYAGSYDNIDSATIKGVEWTGSVDTGIFTHQVTLQYLDPRNDKNDEVLARRAKRQAKYQLDWTMFNVDMDVSYQYYGRRYDNNTSKYNNTQQVLPSYSTVDISASYPVTSHLTVRGRIANLLDKDYETAYGYQTAGREYYLSGSYTF; encoded by the coding sequence ATGCTCTTATATGACTATAAAAAAAATGCGCTGATGGCAGCTTTGTCTGTCACGGCTTTCTCTGGCTGGGCGCAAGATTCTAACGAAACACCTTCATCATCATCCGCAAATACTAACGATGATGTCATTGTCACCGCCTCTCGTTTTCCTCAGCCGGTTTCTACCGTGCTAGCACCTACTGATGTTGTTACCCGAGATGATATCGATCGTTGGCAGGCCAAAACGCTTAATGACGTCATGCGACGTTTACCCGGTGTCGATATCGCTCAAAATGGCGGCATGGGTCAGAGTGCATCGATGTATATCCGTGGGACCAGCGCAAGTCAAGTTCTCGTGCTGGTGGATGGCATTCCTATTGCTCGTCCTGGAATTTCGAATACGGCTGATTTCAATCAAATCCCAATTTCACTGGTTCAACGCGTTGAATATATTCGTGGCCCACGTTCTGCCGTGTATGGCTCGGGTGCGATGGGTGGGGTTATCAACGTGATCACGCAAACCGATAAGGAAGGCGCGCAGATAAATGCAGGCGTCGGCTCTAAAGGGTTCCAGCAGTACGATGGTAGCGTGCGTCAGAAAATCAGTGATAACACCAAAGTCACGTTGGCGGGTTCATATGAGAGCACAAAAGGATTTAACGTGCAGCCGGGCTCAACGTATGAACCGGATCATGATGATGATGGCTATCGCAACAAGACTTTCTGGGGTGGTATAGATCACCAGTTTAACAACGAGTTTTCTGGCTTTGCTCGTGGTTATGGGTATACCAACAACAGTGATTATGACCTCGGGAGTCCGCCGTCGAAACCTGCTTACAGCGCAAATGAAAGCGAAACCTATAATCATACATACGACATGGGCCTGCGCTATTTGTCTGGTGCTTATTCATCCCAATTAACGGGTAGCTATCAAAAAGTAAAAGCTTATAACTACAGCAGCGAGTATGGGCGTTATCACGATGGCACCACGCTGGATGATATGGATCAGCGCAATATTCAATGGGGTAATACCTATAGCCTAGAACATGGGCAGATTAGTGCTGGCGTGGATTGGCAACAGCAGCGCCTGACATCTTCTGATACCAGTCTGTCAGATACCTATAAACGTGATAACACCGGCTTATATTTAAGTGGCCAGCAAAAACTGGGTGATGTCACGTTAGAAGCCTCTGGCCGTGAAGATAAAGACGAACAGTTCGGTTGGCACGGTACTTGGCAAACGGCAGCGGGTTGGGAGTTTACGCCGGGCTATCGAGCCACGTTATCGTATGGCACCGGATTCTTGGCTCCTTCGCTAGGGCAGCAGTTTGGTTCAACGCGTTTCGGCATTGATTCCAATCCTAATTTAAAACCTGAAGAGTCGAAGCAGTGGGAAGCGGGTTTAGAAGGGCTGACTGGGCCACTTGATTGGCGTTTGTCTGCCTATCATTACAAAATTGAAAACCTGATTACCTATTATTCCGATCCTGTCACCTATGCGGGTAGCTATGACAACATCGATTCTGCCACGATTAAAGGCGTCGAGTGGACGGGCAGCGTTGATACGGGGATCTTCACGCATCAGGTCACCTTGCAGTATTTAGATCCGCGCAATGATAAAAATGATGAAGTACTAGCGCGTCGAGCCAAACGGCAGGCTAAATATCAGCTCGACTGGACTATGTTTAATGTCGATATGGATGTCTCGTATCAATATTATGGCCGTCGTTACGATAACAACACGTCTAAATACAATAATACGCAACAGGTATTGCCAAGCTACAGCACCGTCGATATTTCAGCCTCTTATCCCGTTACGTCTCATCTAACAGTTCGTGGTAGAATCGCCAACCTGTTAGATAAAGATTATGAAACGGCTTATGGCTACCAAACCGCAGGTAGAGAATATTATCTCTCCGGTAGCTACACCTTCTAA
- a CDS encoding YijD family membrane protein → MIKSRLDVGTLVLSLVAGLSISGSFAALFSSAVSFSVFPLLALILSVYCLHQRYLNCSMPEGMPVLSSSCFLLGLLMYSAIVRVEYPEIGSNFMPTLLCIVLVFWIAYRIKAFKKNAEADSGKDFHDPE, encoded by the coding sequence ATGATTAAAAGTCGTTTGGATGTGGGAACATTGGTTCTGTCATTGGTTGCGGGGCTTTCTATCAGCGGATCTTTTGCCGCACTGTTTAGCTCAGCCGTATCATTTTCGGTATTTCCCCTGCTGGCACTGATTTTATCAGTGTATTGCCTGCATCAGCGTTATCTGAACTGCTCTATGCCTGAAGGTATGCCGGTGCTTTCCTCTTCGTGTTTTCTGCTTGGTTTGCTGATGTATAGCGCCATTGTTCGCGTGGAGTACCCAGAAATCGGTTCGAACTTTATGCCAACTCTTCTGTGTATTGTGTTGGTTTTCTGGATTGCCTACCGCATCAAGGCGTTTAAGAAGAACGCCGAGGCTGATAGCGGAAAAGACTTCCACGATCCTGAGTGA
- the murI gene encoding glutamate racemase, translated as MATKPQVENIISPVATPSNDVATSKPTALVFDSGVGGLSVYQEIRDLLPDLHYIYAFDNQGFPYGEKDEAFIIDRVVKTVAEVQKRHPLSIVIIACNTASTITLPALRERFNCPIVGVVPAIKPAAKLTRNGIVGLLATRATVQRSYTHDLIARFAKDCSIKMLGSAELVELAEAKLHGEEIDHAVLKKILRPWLSMAEPPDTVVLGCTHFPLLREELAAVLPAGTRLVDSGAAIARRVAWLIANQENVLSTESDLAYATETNSDTDALLPVLHRLGFSELRELSI; from the coding sequence ATGGCTACCAAACCGCAGGTAGAGAATATTATCTCTCCGGTAGCTACACCTTCTAATGATGTAGCGACTTCTAAACCCACTGCGCTGGTTTTTGACTCCGGCGTGGGTGGGTTATCTGTATATCAAGAGATCCGTGATTTGCTTCCGGATCTCCACTATATATATGCATTCGACAATCAGGGATTCCCTTATGGGGAAAAAGACGAAGCGTTTATTATCGACCGCGTTGTTAAAACCGTTGCCGAAGTGCAAAAGCGTCATCCTCTCTCTATTGTTATCATCGCTTGCAACACTGCAAGTACCATCACGCTCCCAGCATTACGCGAACGCTTCAATTGCCCTATCGTTGGGGTTGTACCCGCGATAAAACCAGCGGCAAAACTGACGCGCAACGGTATTGTTGGCTTGCTAGCGACGAGAGCAACGGTGCAACGTTCATATACTCACGACCTGATTGCCCGTTTTGCGAAAGACTGTAGCATCAAAATGCTGGGCTCGGCTGAGCTGGTGGAGCTGGCTGAGGCCAAGTTGCATGGCGAAGAGATTGATCATGCGGTGCTAAAGAAGATACTACGCCCGTGGCTATCAATGGCTGAACCGCCAGACACGGTGGTTCTGGGATGTACGCATTTCCCTTTACTGCGCGAAGAACTGGCGGCGGTATTACCCGCAGGGACTCGTTTAGTTGATTCGGGTGCCGCAATAGCCCGTCGCGTCGCTTGGTTGATTGCTAATCAGGAAAACGTGCTGAGCACGGAAAGTGATTTGGCCTATGCAACAGAAACAAATAGCGATACCGATGCGCTTTTACCTGTATTGCATCGCTTAGGCTTCTCAGAACTACGTGAATTGAGCATTTAA
- the sthA gene encoding Si-specific NAD(P)(+) transhydrogenase, whose translation MQQHYSFDAIVIGSGPGGEGAAMGLVKQGARVAVIERHFSVGGGCTHWGTIPSKALRHAVSRIIEFNQNPLYSDNSRILKSTFPDILRHADNVINQQTRMRQGFYERNHCQLFSGDAEFIDANTLSVSYPDGTRDTLTADNIIIACGSRPYHPSGVDFKHPRIYDSDSILQLNHEPQHIIIYGAGVIGCEYASIFRGLSVKVDLVNTRDRLLAFLDQEMSDALSYHFWNNGVVIRHNEEFEQIEGVEDGVIMHLKSGKKVKADCLLYANGRTGNTDALKLENVGLEADGRGLLKVNSMYQTAISHIYAVGDVIGYPSLASAAYDQGRIAAQAIMQGEANVHLVEDIPTGIYTIPEISSVGKTEQELTAMKVPYEVGRAQFKHLARAQIAGMSVGSLKILFHRETKQILGIHCFGERAAEIIHIGQAIMEQKGEGNTIEYFVNTTFNYPTMAEAYRVAALNGLNRLF comes from the coding sequence ATGCAACAGCACTATTCTTTTGATGCCATAGTGATTGGCTCAGGTCCCGGTGGTGAAGGCGCCGCCATGGGTCTGGTAAAACAGGGCGCGCGGGTTGCCGTTATAGAACGGCATTTTAGCGTTGGTGGCGGATGTACCCATTGGGGCACCATCCCTTCGAAAGCACTTCGCCACGCCGTTAGCCGCATAATCGAATTTAACCAAAATCCTCTCTACAGCGACAACTCCCGAATTCTTAAATCGACATTCCCTGATATTTTGCGCCATGCCGATAACGTTATTAATCAGCAAACTCGCATGCGTCAGGGATTCTACGAGCGTAACCATTGCCAATTATTTTCCGGTGACGCCGAGTTTATTGATGCTAACACCCTCAGCGTTAGCTACCCAGACGGCACGCGCGATACCTTAACCGCCGATAACATCATTATCGCCTGTGGTTCACGTCCGTATCATCCGTCTGGCGTCGATTTCAAGCATCCACGCATTTACGACAGCGACTCCATTCTGCAACTTAACCACGAACCGCAGCACATCATCATTTATGGTGCTGGCGTTATCGGCTGCGAATATGCGTCGATCTTCCGTGGATTAAGCGTGAAAGTGGACTTAGTGAATACCCGCGATCGCCTGCTCGCATTTCTCGATCAAGAAATGTCAGATGCGCTCTCTTACCACTTCTGGAATAACGGCGTTGTTATCCGCCACAACGAAGAGTTCGAGCAGATTGAAGGCGTTGAAGATGGCGTCATCATGCATCTTAAATCCGGCAAAAAAGTGAAAGCCGATTGCCTGCTGTATGCCAATGGCCGTACAGGAAATACCGATGCGCTGAAACTGGAAAATGTCGGGCTTGAAGCCGATGGCCGTGGCCTTTTGAAGGTCAACAGCATGTACCAAACGGCCATTTCACATATCTACGCCGTGGGTGACGTCATTGGCTATCCAAGCTTAGCCTCTGCGGCTTACGATCAAGGACGTATTGCTGCTCAGGCCATTATGCAAGGCGAAGCTAACGTACATCTGGTCGAAGATATTCCTACCGGCATTTACACCATTCCTGAAATCAGCTCCGTAGGTAAAACAGAGCAGGAACTGACAGCAATGAAAGTGCCGTATGAGGTGGGCCGTGCACAGTTTAAACATCTGGCACGCGCACAAATCGCAGGCATGAGCGTGGGAAGTTTGAAGATCTTATTCCATCGAGAAACCAAGCAGATCCTAGGGATCCACTGCTTTGGCGAACGTGCGGCGGAGATCATTCATATCGGCCAAGCGATCATGGAACAGAAAGGAGAAGGTAATACCATCGAGTATTTCGTTAATACCACCTTCAACTATCCAACCATGGCCGAGGCCTATCGTGTGGCTGCGTTAAACGGGCTAAACCGCCTGTTTTAA
- a CDS encoding glutathione peroxidase, with product MFTSQEGKKIPQVTFHTRQGDQWIDVTTDDLFKDKTVIVFSLPGAFTPTCSSSHLPRYNELAPVFHEKGVDSILCVSVNDTFVMNAWKADQKAEHITFVPDGNGEFTKGMNMLVEKADLGFGPRSWRYSMLVRNGVVEKMFVEPNKPGDPFEVSDADTMLKYLAPDFKVQASVSLFTKPGCPYCAKAKQMLQDRGIQYEEIVLGKDATTVSLRAVTGRATVPQVYIGGQHIGGSDDLEVYLQQA from the coding sequence ATGTTTACTAGCCAAGAAGGTAAGAAAATTCCACAGGTAACTTTCCACACCCGTCAGGGCGACCAGTGGATTGACGTGACTACCGATGACCTGTTCAAAGACAAAACCGTTATCGTGTTTTCTCTGCCGGGCGCATTCACCCCAACCTGTTCATCAAGCCATCTGCCACGTTATAACGAGCTAGCTCCCGTGTTCCATGAAAAAGGCGTCGACAGCATTCTGTGCGTTTCCGTGAACGACACCTTCGTAATGAATGCGTGGAAAGCGGACCAGAAAGCAGAGCACATCACTTTCGTTCCAGACGGCAACGGTGAATTTACCAAAGGCATGAACATGCTGGTCGAAAAAGCCGATCTTGGCTTTGGCCCACGCTCATGGCGCTATTCCATGCTGGTTCGTAACGGCGTGGTTGAAAAAATGTTTGTTGAACCTAACAAGCCAGGCGACCCGTTTGAAGTATCTGATGCAGATACCATGCTGAAATATTTAGCACCTGATTTCAAAGTGCAGGCTTCGGTTTCCCTGTTTACTAAACCGGGTTGCCCATACTGCGCGAAAGCTAAACAAATGCTGCAAGACCGCGGTATCCAATATGAAGAAATCGTGCTGGGTAAAGACGCAACCACCGTGAGCCTGCGCGCTGTAACTGGCCGAGCGACGGTTCCACAGGTTTACATCGGTGGACAACATATCGGTGGCAGCGATGACTTAGAAGTTTACCTGCAACAGGCATAA